TAAGCCATCGATGTCGAGAACATACTCACCTGCTGGTAACTTTAAGATGGGATCGGCAATGTTTTTTCCATCCGACTGTGTAAAATTGCGATTGTAGTAAGTCTTGCCGTCTGTATCTTTAATTGTCCAGTTAAAGTTACTGTTGTTAGTTAAAGCATCAGAGTATAGTGAAGAATCTTCGTTGAGAGTGAAACTATACTGGTCTTGCTGTAGTACATTGGAGGTAACTGTTTCTCCTAATGTCAAATCATCAGGCTCTTTCGTCAACGAGCGCACATTAAAGCTGTAGTTACCATTGTAAGAAGAATAAAGATATTCAAAAATCGCTCCTTCCATTAATAGGCTATAAGTTCCTGTTTTGGCTAAGGTTAATTCACCCCCATCAGAGTTGAAAGGACGATCGAATACTATAATTGCCATCAGGATCGACTAAACTCCAATAAGTACTTCCCGTTCCATAAGGATAAGTCCCTGCATAACTGAAATAGTCAAACAGAAAGCGATCGCTCCTTTGCTGCATCAAATTTGTATAGATCGGTTTGATTGCCAGGGTCAAGCTGGTCACTAACTGAGGTGTCTGGAGTCAGGATGCTGGCTGTTTTAAGGTCGGATAGACGGAAAGAATAGGTAATATTTGTGTTTGGATAGTCGCTGCTTGCGAGATAGCTACCAGCTTTTAAGTTGAGGACTGGATTGTTAATTTGATAGCCATCGGATGCAGCAAAGGAGCGACTATCAACTACCTTTCCATCTGCTCCTGTTAAACTCCATTTGAAATTGCCATTATTGGTTAAAGCATCGAAATAAAGCAAAGAATCGGTATCGAGGTTGACATTAAAATATTTGTTTTGGGCGATGGTACTCGTGATAGTCTGACCGAGATTTAATGAAGGTGCGATGAGATTTATAGCGACAGCTTTGAGATTATTGGTCTCGTCAGTTTCACCTTGAGAGTTATCGCGATCAGTTACGAACAAAAGATAACGATTACCTAGTAAACGAGATGGAAGGGCTACATTTTGGGAAATCGTGTAATTGTCCCTCGCTGCTAATGGTGTTTGTGCATCTATCAATTCTTCGGTGACGTAAATATCTGAGTTATCAAATGCTGTATCGCTAGAAATATAAACTTGATCGTACCAATTATTTAGTGCAGTAACTTTTCCAGAGTTAGTAACTGTCCAAGACAATGGAATTGTTTCTCCTAATGCAGCATTTGATGGTGCGGTGGCATTAGATACAACTAAATCGGGCGGAGTTATTTCAATTGGAACTGCACGAACATTATCTGTCTCGTTAGTTTCGCTTTGGTCATTATCATCATCGGTAACAAATAGTAAAAAGCGATTGCCTAATTCTGTATAGGGGATAGAAAAGCTAGCTTCAGTAGTATAAGAATCTAAACTTTCTAATGAATCCTGATTATTTCTTAATTAAGAATAAATAGGTTCATCTTCAGAAAAGTAGACGCTATCATACCAACGAGCATTGGCATTTGCTTCTCCAGTGTTATCTACCGTCCATGAAATATTGTAAACATCACCACCATAAAGAGGAGTATCCAGCCCACCAGTTTCGGAAATCTTGAGATTTGGCTCTTTTATTTCAATGGGTGCAGCATAAACATTATTAGTTTCGTTACTCTCTCCTTGCTGGTTATCGTCATCGGTCACAAATAAAAGATAGCGAGATCCAGGTTGAATATAATTGGAAATTATAATATTTTCCTGATTGCTATAGCTATCTCCTGGCGCTAAAGGAGTATTATCATCTGTATATTGAGACGAAATATAGGTGTCATTGTCGTCAAATACGGGATCGTCAGAAATGTAAATGCGATCGCTCCAATTAGCATTGGCTGGATCTGAACCATCATTGCTAACTGTCCAAGCAATATCAATACTCTCTCCTAAAGAAACGGTTGAAGGATCAGTTACCGTAATACTTAAATCTGCTTTTGCGAAAAGCTCAATTGGGACAGCATAGGTATTGTTAGTTTCGCTACTTTCTCCTTGGTTGTTGTAGTTATCAACAGCAAAAATTAGATATTTGAAACCAGAAGATGTATTGGGAAGATTAATATCTTTGGTAATTGTGTAGCTATCGGATGGAACGAGTGAAATGTAGCCAGAATTTAAAGTTGGTGAATTTTGCTCTTCTTCTTCTCCTTGAGCGGACAAAAGTAAGGCTGATTCTTCTTCCCCTTCATTAAAACTTTCAGAAATATAAACATCATCAATGTAAATATCATCATTACCGTCTAGCTATTCATCATCAGAAAGATAAACCGAATCATACCAATTAGCAGGTGCAGCCACATCGCCGATATTTTCTACAGTCCAATTTGTTGTAATAGTATCATTGACCGAAGCTGATGTAAGAGCTTGTGCATCAGTAATGGTGATGTCAGCAGCTACTAACTGTATAGTCACAGCAGTTAGATTGTTATCTTCATTTGCTTCTGTCAGATTATTGTATCCATCGGTAGCAAATAAAAGTGCCAAACCCCATCTAAACTATCTTCGCTACCGTAACCATAACCATATCCATTACCATCCCCGTAAGCATTTCCTATACCGTTTCCGCTACCATAACCGTTTGTTTCCGCTATTATAGAGGAAAAATGGCGTAAACCCATTTCAATAAAGACAGTGAAAAAGATTATTACCTTACCAACTTTACTCCTACTATTATCTTTGGCTTCTCCAGGCATTCTTCAGGCTCAAGAAAATAAACATCAAATACAGCAGCTTGAAAATACCGAAAGAATAAATGCCTTTAACCTAGTTAGTGCTGCTTATAGAGGTAGATTTAAAGAGTTGGGCATTCCCAGCTATGCCAGACTCGACCAAGCATATCGAGGCGGACAAATAACCGCATTGGATTTGGTTAAAGCAGCAGTTGAAGCCAATCAATTATCGGCAATTGCTTTGGAAGATAAAAATTATGTTAATGCAGTTGATACTAGTCTTCATGGTCTGGTAACGAGATAAACACACTCGACTATTGAAAAATAAAAAATCATGAATTCAAACAATTTTCCATGAAGTTAAAAAAGCTAGGTTGAGCTTGAAAACAAAGGCTTAAAACCTTTTGGCAGTGAGTAATGTGATGAGTGTTTAAAATTGATTGCCGCGTGGCGATACAGTGTTACCTAGAAACAACACATAGAGGTTGCGCTCGCATGAATTAGGGGGATATGACAGTAAAATTTACGAATCGTTGCCATCTCCTGACCTGCTTAACGGCGATCGCACTTTTGACTAAAAACTAGCGGATGATAGGACTACCATGATGTTGAACCAGATACCATTTTTGTGCCATTTTCTAAAAAATGTTGGTTGCTATTGATTGTGCTTTTAGTTTTCTGCCTCGGCTCGACTGTAACACGGTTTCGCGAACTACTATATAAGCAATAGCCCAATCAACTTTGACCTTAACAACTTCTACATCAATTTCTATTGAATCAGTGTTGTTAAAAATAGATTTCCAAGAAGCTTGAATTGTATCCCATCCCACCAGCACCTTACCCCCAGGATGAATACACAAACTGGACGAACCTTGCCACGACAAACGGTTCATGTTTCCCAGATCTTTACTGGAAGAAGCATCATAAAAAGCTTGATTAGTAGCTAAAACTTTTTCTCGATCCAATGAATCAGTCATAAGAGGATTTTATAAACAATTTTAGTCAAACTACTATTTTTTGCTTAAATTGAATTCTTCAAGGTAATAAGATTCATCGACCTCCACCAACCGCTTTTTGGCTTTTTTTTGCTCCAAGGTTTTTTTGGGTTCTGGTGGTTTGGGAGTATCGGGTCATCATTACGGAAGTCATCACCACCGTTGCTATCATTAAACGACGAGAATAACCAAGCCACCAATAAACCAAATAGGTAAGCGAATGCTAGAAGGATAACAAGTCTAAATGCTATCAAAAACATGGTTTTTTGAGGGGTTTGGGGAGTTTTCGTGCCTTAATTATACGGTAATCTCGATTGTAGAAACTTACTTTCCAACCTCTCCTTCAATCTCGTATACCTCTGCTGCTGCTTGACCTGCTTTACGGCGATCGCAATAGCCTTTTGTGAACCTACAATCAACGCTAGTTTCTTAGCTCTAGTAAGACCAGTGTAAAACAGATTACGAGAAAGCATAACGTAGTGCTGAGTATAAAGGGGTAAAATAACTACGGGATATTCCGAACCTTGACTTTTATAAATACTCGTCGCCCCAGCGAGAGTAATTTCATTCAAATCGGCATAGTCATAAACTACATCACGACCGTCACGATGAGGCGCGTTCCTTTGCGCCGTAAAACGACGTGGTGAGACACTTGCGTTGCGGCACATGCGGAAGTGCGCCTTTGTATGACCCGTTGCGGGGGTTTCCCCCGTTGAGGTATAGCATTACGCGAAGACATTAGGACATTGCGCGAAAGCAGAATCAACACACTCTCGGATAGTTTCAAAATCGTAAATTCTTTGTTTCATCCAAGTTTTGAGAACCGACCACCAACGCTCTATTTTGTTTAAATCAGGGGAATACGGGGGCAAATACCAAATTTCACATCCTGCATGATGAACGATTTCAAGAATGCTTTGTCCTTTGTGAAAGGTTGCATTGTCAATCACGATAATGTCGCCAGACTTCAATTGAGGAAGCAAACTTTTTTCTAACCAAGTCTCAAATACTTGACGATTACAACATCCCTCATATGTCAACGGTGCAAAAACTTTTCCTGATTTTAACGCTGCAATCCAACTAACCCTGTCTACTCTTCGACCCGATTTTAATCCATAACATCTTGTTCCTTTCGGGCTATATCCGTATGGATAATCGTCTCGATTGTCGAATCCTGCTTCATCTACATAGACGATTTTGCTTCGATCTATTTGACCGATACGTTCAAGAAATTGTTGCCTTTTTTCTTCATTTCTCTCTCGATACCCATAAGTTTGTCTTGGTCAGCGTACATGCGGGCAAGCCCTTTGTCTTGCGCCTGTCGGCGACGCGGGGTCTGACCGCTTTTTTTCTAGTTATGCCCAGCTTTCTTATCGCATCGCTGACATTTTGCTGAGTTAGATTCTTCCCCCATAATTGAGCTATTCGTTGCTGTGTTTTGTTGTTGTGTTGCAACACAAATTCTTGAAAACGCAGGAGGTTTTTAATCTTGGGCTTTTTTCCTTTTTGATGAAGAGCGATCGCTTTGAAGTCACCCTGAACTTGTTCTCTTTTGAGCCACAAGTTCAGTGTGTTACGACTGATAGCGAACATTCGGCATACATTGACTTTCTTCTCGCCACTTTTTACTGCTTTAATTGCCTTCGCTCGCAAATCGTAACTGTAAGGGGATGCCATTAATCCTATTCTCTTTCGTTTCTTGATTTATTCAGTATAGCGTCCTAACCTTATAACGTATTGCTATACCTGCGGGGGGCACCCCTTGGTTGTCGAGGGCGAGCAAAATGTTGAACCATGCGCGGGGGTCGCCTCATCAAAATCAATCGTGATTTCCTTTTCGGTTTTATCAATCGCCCTAACTATTCCTAGATCGCCATTAAACACCTCCCTGCTGTAGTCGTTTTTGAGCTGCATTACGCGATCGCTTACTCTCAAAATACTATCTCCTCTGACTAACTCGGCTTTATCTTCGGCAGGAGGATTGATTAGCTGTTGTAGCACTTTGTTTAAATTACGAGTACCAATTAAACCCTTAGTCATGGGACACAGCACCTGTACATCGGTAGCAGGGTCAAAACCAGCATGAGGAATGTAATGCTCGATTAGTTCACAAATAGTTTGTACGCCATAGCTTCTGTGCCTCCTGAATGCCAGAGA
This DNA window, taken from Pleurocapsa sp. FMAR1, encodes the following:
- a CDS encoding YybH family protein codes for the protein MTDSLDREKVLATNQAFYDASSSKDLGNMNRLSWQGSSSLCIHPGGKVLVGWDTIQASWKSIFNNTDSIEIDVEVVKVKVDWAIAYIVVRETVLQSSRGRKLKAQSIATNIF
- a CDS encoding CARDB domain-containing protein produces the protein MPYTELGNRFLLFVTDDDNDQSETNETDNVRAVPIEITPPDLVVSNATAPSNAALGETIPLSWTVTNSGKVTALNNWYDQVYISSDTAFDNSDIYVTEELIDAQTPLAARDNYTISQNVALPSRLLGNRYLLFVTDRDNSQGETDETNNLKAVAINLIAPSLNLGQTITSTIAQNKYFNVNLDTDSLLYFDALTNNGNFKWSLTGADGKVVDSRSFAASDGYQINNPVLNLKAGSYLASSDYPNTNITYSFRLSDLKTASILTPDTSVSDQLDPGNQTDLYKFDAAKERSLSV
- a CDS encoding CARDB domain-containing protein — encoded protein: MSAQGEEEEQNSPTLNSGYISLVPSDSYTITKDINLPNTSSGFKYLIFAVDNYNNQGESSETNNTYAVPIELFAKADLSITVTDPSTVSLGESIDIAWTVSNDGSDPANANWSDRIYISDDPVFDDNDTYISSQYTDDNTPLAPGDSYSNQENIIISNYIQPGSRYLLFVTDDDNQQGESNETNNVYAAPIEIKEPNLKISETGGLDTPLYGGDVYNISWTVDNTGEANANARWYDSVYFSEDEPIYS